Genomic segment of Sphingomicrobium marinum:
GAATTCGTGCGCCAGCTCGGCCTTGACCGGGATCGGGCGCGCCAGCTGGCTGACCATTGTGGCACCCGGCGCGACGTCCTTGGCGACCACGCTATTGGCGCCAACACGCGCTTCCTCGCCGACCGTGATCGGCCCCAGGATTTGCGCACCCGACCCGATGACGACACGGTCCTTCAATGTCGGATGACGTTTGCCGGCGATGCCGTCGAACGGGCTCGTCCCACCCAGCGTGACGCATTGGTAGATGGTGACATCGTCGCCGATTTCAGCGGTCTCTCCGATCACGGTGAAACCATGGTCGATGAAGAGATTGCGCCCGATCTTGGCCCCCGGGTGGATGTCGATCGCCGTCATCATCCGGCTGATATGATTGACCCACCGTGCAAGGAAAAAAAGATTACCCTCGAAAAGCCAATGAGCGATGCGATGGAAGAACAGCGCCCAGGCGCCTGGGTAAAGCAGCACTTCCCAGCGGGAACGCGCCGCAGGGTCGCGCGCCTTTACGCTGTCGAGATATGCGATCAGGCCGCTTGCCGGAGTGCTGTCTTCTGCCATTGCTGCCAATGTAGGAAGCGATTGTATCGCTGAAAAGATAGCAAACTTGCACCACCCTCCCAGCGTGGTAAACGACGCAGGCGATTAAAAACCTGTCAATTGATCGGATTTGTGAATGACAGTCCACCTGCCGACGATCAAGCAGCTGCAGTATCTGGTGGCGCTCAATGAACATGGGCATTTCGGTCGTGCTGCCGAGCAGTGCTTCGTCACCCAGTCGACGCTGTCGGCGGGGATCCGCGAACTCGAAAACCTGCTCGATGTCGTGCTGGTCGAGCGCACGCGGCGCGTTGTCCGTTTTACCGCGCTGGGAGAAAAAATTGCAGGTCAGGCACGCGAGGTGCTGCGCGAGGCACAGATCCTGGCATCGATGGCGCAGGCCGAAGGCAAGCCGCTGACGGGCGAACTACGCATGGGCGTCATTCCCACCATTGCGCCCTTCCTCCTGCCGGCGCTGTTGCCGCATCTGCGCAAGAATTACCCCGATCTCAAACTGTTCCTGCGCGAGGAAACGAGCCAGGCGAGCTGCGAGGCGCTGCACCGCGGCCAGCTCGACTGCGTGCTGCTGGCGCTGCCGTATGCGTGCGGCGAAGTCGAAAGCGCCGAGATTTACGAGGATCATCTGTACATCGCCTACCCCGAAGGCGAGGCACCGCCTGCAAGCGCGATTGCGCCCGCCGAAATCGAAGAGGGACGGCTGCTACTGCTTGAAGACGGGCATTGCCTCAAGGATCACGCCCTTTCCGCCTGCAATCGTCCGGAAATCCGCGCCTCGGCCTCGATGATGGGAACCTCGCTCCATACGTTGGTGCAGATGGTCGACAACGGGCTCGGGCTCACCTTCGTGCCTGAAATGGCGCTCCATGCCGGCATCCTCGACCATACGGGGATCGAGGCGCGCAAGCTGGAGGCCGATCATGCCAGCCGGCGGGTCGCGCTGGCCTGGCGCAAACAGAGCCCGCGCGGCGAGGAATTCACGATGCTTGCCGAAACCCTGCGCGAGCTCACGAAAAAGCTCGCCAACGCCTAATCCATATGTTTGAGGCCGACGCGCAGGTAATCGTAGCCGGTGACCAGCGTCAGGATGGCGGCGCCCCAGAGCATGCCCACGCTGACATCGTGCACCCATACCTGCGCCGGCACCGCCCCGCCCAGGATCAGACCGCCGAGCGACAGCATCTGGAGCGTCGTCTTCCACTTGGCGAGCTTCGAGACAGGCACCGAAATATTGAGCGGCCCCAGAAATTCGCGCAGCCCCGACACGATGATTTCGCGTAATAGAATGACCAGCGCCGGAATGATGGTGAGCCCGGCAATCACCGGTTCGGGCTCATCGGCGACGCGGCGCGTTGCGATCAGCATGATGATGACTGCGGCCACCATGATCTTGTCCGCAATCGGATCGAGGAACTGGCCGAGCCTGCTGATTTGCCCTTGGGCACGCGCGAGATAACCATCGATGTAATCGGTAATGCCGACGATCGAATACAGCACCCACGTGATGAAATATTCCAGCGGCGTCGGCGTCCATAGCAGCCAGACGAGGATCGGCACCGCAAGGATGCGCGATAGCGTCAGCATGTTGGGAAGGGTCAGCATCTTGGCGCTTTGTGTAGGCCAGCCACGCCAAAAGGCCAACATGGCTTGTGGCGCCCTGTTTTCTCGCTAGGCTCGACCCCTGCCCCGGTCCCTTGAAGGATGTCCTTGCTTGAAAACGTCGATCAGCCTGTTGTCGAAGCGTCGTTTCCTGCCGCTGTTCGCTGTCCAGTTCCTCGGTGCATTCAACGACAACCTGTTCCGCACGGCAATGGTGCTGCTGATCATCTACGGCATCTACCAAGACCCCACCGCCGAAGCGACGTTGAGCGCGGTTGCAGGCGGCCTCTTCATCCTGCCCTTCTTCCTGTTTTCCGCCTTTGCCGGCAGCCTTGCCGACAGCGAGGACAAGGCGCTCCTGATCCGGCGCATCAAGACGGCGGAGATCGTCATCATGATGACGGGCGCTGCGGGTATCTACTTCCAAAGCGTGCCGCTGATGCTGGCGACACTGACGGCCACTGGCGTACAATCGTCCTTCTTCGGCCCGATCAAATACGCCATTATTCCGCAGCATCTGGAAAAAGATGAAGTGCTGGGCGGGACCGGCGTTGTGCAGGCGGGCACCTATGTCGCGATCCTTCTTGGCACACTGCTGGGCGGTGCGCTTGTCGTAGGAGATGCCAGCGGCGCGCTTGTCGCCCGCGATGCGGCCATCGGGGTCGTGCTGGTCGCCACGCTGGGCCGGATCGCGGCGCAGTTCGTGCCGCCAGCCCCTCCCGCGGCGGGCAGCACCGCGAAACCGCAATGGAATATTGTCGCCGCCTCGATCCGCGTCACGCGCGAGGTCATGGCGCATCGCCGCGTGCGCCTAGCCATCATGGCGATCAGCCTGTTCTGGGCGCTGGGGGCCGTTCTGCTCGCGCAATTCCCCCCGCTGGTGAAGAACGGACTGGGGGCCGATCAACGCGTCGCGACGCTGTTTCTCGCCTTGTTCTCGATCGGCGTCGCCGTCGGGTCGATCGCGGTGAACCGCTTGCTACGGGGTCATGTGAGTGCGCGATTTGCGCCGTGGGCGGCACTCGGCATGGGCATCGCCATCATGGCGCTGTACTTGCTGATCCGGAATTGGGAGACGGCGGACAATCTCTACAGCATCGCGGAATTCCTGTCCCAACCCAAAGGCGACCTGATCGCGCTCGCGCTGTTGGCAATAGCGCTGATGGGCGGCGCATTCGTGGTGCCTCTCTATGCCTTCGTCACCACGACCGTGGACAAAAGCGCGACCGCGCGGACCATTGCGGTCAACAACATCATTAATGCGGGCCTGATGGTGGCCGGGTCACTGATCCTCACATCGGTGGTGCAAGCCGGGCTTACCGTGGTCGACAGTCTCGTGCTGGTCGCCGCCGCCACACTTGTAGCGTCGTGGCTGGGCTTCCGGCTCGTCAAGGAAACGTCAGGCGATGAACAGGCTCATGAAGGTGAAACCGCAAGCGAAGGTCATCGCGAATAGGCGAACATCGTCGCGCTTGCGCTGCTCGGCTGCCGTTTCGGCCCTGAAGGCAATCGCATAGGCCGCACGCAGGCGGCGCAGGAATTTTTCGAAGGCGAGGCGTTGGGCCAGATCCATGACCACTTCTTAACGCGCTCTTTACCATGAAGGAAGCAGGGCTCCTGCGGCCTGTTCCGATCCGGGACGACTAAGCCGACTTGGCGACCTTGTCCTCGGTCCCCGCCACCAGATCGGCGGTGCCGTGACGGAGCAATTGCTCGGCCTGATCGGCGGTCATCGGCTTGCCGAAATACCAACCCTGCCCGACGGCGCAGCCGTAGCGCAGCACTGCCGCATGGGTTTCTTCGCTTTCGATACCTTCGACGGTTACCGGAATGTCGATCGCTTCGGCTAGCGTCGTGACGGCGCGCACGATCGCTTCGGCCTCGACGTCGTGATGAATTGCCGAGACGAAGGCGCGGTCGATCTTGATCGAATCGAACGGCAGCGCGCGAAGGTGCGACAGCGACGAAAAGCCGGTGCCGAAATCATCAAGCGCCAGTTTGATGCCCTGGTTCTTCAGGCTTTCGACGATGGTCTTGGCCATGTCGAGATCGGAGAAGAGCGAGCTTTCCGTAATCTCCACGGTCAGCCGCTCGGGCGGGAACCCGGTTTCGGTCAAAAGGCGCACCAGCTTCTGCGCGAGCCAGGCATCGCCCAGCTGGATGGGTGCGATGTTGACCGACAAGTCGACCGGCTGGTCCCATTGCACTGCCGCTTCGAATGCCTTGCGGATGACGCTTTCGGATAGCGCGCCAATAAGGCCATTTTCTTCGGCTACCGAGATGAATCGATCGGGAGTAACAATTCCCGAAAGCGGGTGATCCCACCGCGCCAGCACTTCAAAGCCTTTGACCCGATTGGTCTCCAGATCCATCTGCGGTTCGAAGAACGGGATGAACTGGTCCTGGTCGATCCCGCCGCGGATTGATTGTTCGATTTCGCTGTGGCGAAGCAGTTCGCGCTCCATGCCCTCATCGAACCACATCGGACGCGCGATTCGCCCGGTGCGCGCATGCGCCAGCGCGATGTCGGCGCGGCGCAAAATGTCGCGGCCCTTCAATTCTCCGGGGCACGCCGACGCTATCCCAACGAAAGCGCCGACATTGAGAAGCTTGTCCTCGATCATCATCGGCTTCGTCACGGCGGCAAGCGCTGCTTCGGCCAGCGCCATCGGCCCTTCGCGACCACCGCGCTTGACCACCGTCATGATGACGAATTCGTCGCCGCTGATGCGGGCTACCTTGCGCTGCTCGCCAGCGACGCTTTCGATGGCCTGCGCGATCCGGCGCAATGCCTCGTCGCCAACGTCGAACCCGTAGCGGTCGTTGATGACCTTGAACCGGGCGAGCTGGATGGACACGATCGCCACGTGACGATCATCCGCCATTGCTTCGGTGCGCATGCGCTCGCCTTCTTCGGCGAAGCCCTTGCGATTGAGCAGGCCCGTCATGCCGTCGGTCGACGCAATGTGGGCGGCACGCGCTTCGCTTTCGGCGCGGCGCTCCATTTCCTGCTGGAGATCGACATAATAGCGCCAGCCGAACAGGATCAGCGCCACGTTCAGCGTAAGCGCGGTAAAGCTGAGCTTGTGATCGATGCCAAAGCCTTCGCTGAGACGCCCGATCGTGCCGAAGAAGCTGCTGCCGTTCCAGATTAGAAGCATGACGGAAAGGATGAGCACGCCAAGGACGAAAAGGTCCCGACGCACACGATGCCGCTCACGCCCGAAGAAGCGGCCTAATGAGATTCCACTGGTCACGCAGCCGCAGTAGGGGAAAATGCTTAACACATTCTCCACCCTGAAAAGTTTTTTGGCTTCTAAAGTGGTGCGGACGGCGGGACTTGAACCCGCACTCCCTTACGGGAAGAAGATTTTAAGTCTCCAGCGTCTACCATTCCGCCACGTCCGCTGATGTGGCAGGCCGCAAACCGGCCCGGCGTGCTCAGGCGTCGTTGGACGCGCCGGCGCCTAAATTCAAGCGTTCGCGCATTTCCTTGCCCGGCTTGAAATAGGGAACGCGCTTGGCAGCGACGTCGACAGGTTCGCCGGTACGCGGGTTGCGGCCGACGCGCGCATCGCGCTGGCGCGTCGAAAAAGCGCCGAACCCACGAAGTTCCACTCGGCCACCATTGGCCAACTGGTCGGTGATGCTGTCGAACAGGGCGCTTACAACCGTTTCTACTTCGCGCTGCGTCAGATCGGGAAAATCCTGGCAGATTTTCTGCACGAGTTCGGAACGGATCATTCAAGGCCCCCAATGGTCAATCATCAAAATGCCACCTCCCCCGGGTGGCAGCTAGTGACCAGGAATAAAAGAAAAAATGGGCGGCGCAACCCTCGTTGCACCGCCCATCCAAAAAGCATTGCAAAGCTGCAACAGGTCGATTTAGTCGTCCTTCTGCTTCAATGCTTCGCCGAGGATGTCGCCAAGCGATGCGCCGCTATCCGACGAACCATACTGGGCAACGGCCTGCTTCTCTTCGCTAATCTGCAGCGCCTTGATCGAAAAGTTGGGCTTCTTCGAACGATCGAAACCGGTGACCATGGCATCGAACTGCTGGCCGACCTGGAAACGCTCCGGACGCTGCTCGTCGCGGTCGCGGCCAAGATCGGTGCGGCGGATGAAACCGATCGCGCCATCTTCGCCGATCTGCACTTCCAGACCACCGTCGCGCACGTCGAGAACAGTGACGGTCGAGATCTGGCCCTTCTTGACGCCGTCGGCGCCGCCGGCGGCAACGCCGCCACGCTCGAGCTGCTTCATGCCGAGGCTGATGCGCTCCTTTTCGACATCGACGTCGAGGACGACGGCCTTAACCGTTTCACCCTTGTGATGCATGTTGAGCGCTTCTTCGCCCGACACGCCCCACGCGATGTCCGACATGTGAACCATGCCGTCGACGTCGCCGGGAAGGCCGATGAAGAGGCCGAATTCGGTCGAATTCTTGACTTCACCTTCGACTTCGGTGCCGACCGGGAATTTCTCCGCGAAGTCGTTCCACGGGTTCG
This window contains:
- the epsC gene encoding serine O-acetyltransferase EpsC, with product MAEDSTPASGLIAYLDSVKARDPAARSRWEVLLYPGAWALFFHRIAHWLFEGNLFFLARWVNHISRMMTAIDIHPGAKIGRNLFIDHGFTVIGETAEIGDDVTIYQCVTLGGTSPFDGIAGKRHPTLKDRVVIGSGAQILGPITVGEEARVGANSVVAKDVAPGATMVSQLARPIPVKAELAHEFVPYGTPCEELTDPVDIKLCQMELEIKALQKKLEETRKDAERSRSA
- a CDS encoding hydrogen peroxide-inducible genes activator → MTVHLPTIKQLQYLVALNEHGHFGRAAEQCFVTQSTLSAGIRELENLLDVVLVERTRRVVRFTALGEKIAGQAREVLREAQILASMAQAEGKPLTGELRMGVIPTIAPFLLPALLPHLRKNYPDLKLFLREETSQASCEALHRGQLDCVLLALPYACGEVESAEIYEDHLYIAYPEGEAPPASAIAPAEIEEGRLLLLEDGHCLKDHALSACNRPEIRASASMMGTSLHTLVQMVDNGLGLTFVPEMALHAGILDHTGIEARKLEADHASRRVALAWRKQSPRGEEFTMLAETLRELTKKLANA
- the pgsA gene encoding CDP-diacylglycerol--glycerol-3-phosphate 3-phosphatidyltransferase → MLTLPNMLTLSRILAVPILVWLLWTPTPLEYFITWVLYSIVGITDYIDGYLARAQGQISRLGQFLDPIADKIMVAAVIIMLIATRRVADEPEPVIAGLTIIPALVILLREIIVSGLREFLGPLNISVPVSKLAKWKTTLQMLSLGGLILGGAVPAQVWVHDVSVGMLWGAAILTLVTGYDYLRVGLKHMD
- a CDS encoding MFS transporter, whose amino-acid sequence is MKTSISLLSKRRFLPLFAVQFLGAFNDNLFRTAMVLLIIYGIYQDPTAEATLSAVAGGLFILPFFLFSAFAGSLADSEDKALLIRRIKTAEIVIMMTGAAGIYFQSVPLMLATLTATGVQSSFFGPIKYAIIPQHLEKDEVLGGTGVVQAGTYVAILLGTLLGGALVVGDASGALVARDAAIGVVLVATLGRIAAQFVPPAPPAAGSTAKPQWNIVAASIRVTREVMAHRRVRLAIMAISLFWALGAVLLAQFPPLVKNGLGADQRVATLFLALFSIGVAVGSIAVNRLLRGHVSARFAPWAALGMGIAIMALYLLIRNWETADNLYSIAEFLSQPKGDLIALALLAIALMGGAFVVPLYAFVTTTVDKSATARTIAVNNIINAGLMVAGSLILTSVVQAGLTVVDSLVLVAAATLVASWLGFRLVKETSGDEQAHEGETASEGHRE
- a CDS encoding putative bifunctional diguanylate cyclase/phosphodiesterase, with the translated sequence MRRDLFVLGVLILSVMLLIWNGSSFFGTIGRLSEGFGIDHKLSFTALTLNVALILFGWRYYVDLQQEMERRAESEARAAHIASTDGMTGLLNRKGFAEEGERMRTEAMADDRHVAIVSIQLARFKVINDRYGFDVGDEALRRIAQAIESVAGEQRKVARISGDEFVIMTVVKRGGREGPMALAEAALAAVTKPMMIEDKLLNVGAFVGIASACPGELKGRDILRRADIALAHARTGRIARPMWFDEGMERELLRHSEIEQSIRGGIDQDQFIPFFEPQMDLETNRVKGFEVLARWDHPLSGIVTPDRFISVAEENGLIGALSESVIRKAFEAAVQWDQPVDLSVNIAPIQLGDAWLAQKLVRLLTETGFPPERLTVEITESSLFSDLDMAKTIVESLKNQGIKLALDDFGTGFSSLSHLRALPFDSIKIDRAFVSAIHHDVEAEAIVRAVTTLAEAIDIPVTVEGIESEETHAAVLRYGCAVGQGWYFGKPMTADQAEQLLRHGTADLVAGTEDKVAKSA
- a CDS encoding integration host factor subunit beta, with product MIRSELVQKICQDFPDLTQREVETVVSALFDSITDQLANGGRVELRGFGAFSTRQRDARVGRNPRTGEPVDVAAKRVPYFKPGKEMRERLNLGAGASNDA